In one Choloepus didactylus isolate mChoDid1 chromosome 1, mChoDid1.pri, whole genome shotgun sequence genomic region, the following are encoded:
- the ELP6 gene encoding elongator complex protein 6 isoform X2, which produces MFPELNNLLNTTPDRAEQGVSLTTARERGQLVFLEGLKSSVELFFRAQEETHPLQFLREANTGNLQPLYEFVQEALKPVDGEETAWKYPVLLVDDLSVLLSLGMGAVAVLDFVQYCRATVCWELKGNMVALVHDSGDAEDEENDLLLNGLSHQSHLILRAEGLATGFCRDVHGQLRILWRRPLQPTAQQDRSLTYQYKIQDKNVSFFARGMSPAIL; this is translated from the exons GGTGTCAGCCTGACCACTGCACGGGAGCGCGGGCAGCTTGTTTTCCTCGAGGGTCTCAAGTCTTCGGTGGAACTCTTCTTCCGGGCCCAGGAGGAGACACACCCCCTGCAGTTTCTCAG GGAGGCCAACACTGGGAATCTGCAGCCATTGTATGAGTTTGTGCAGGAGGCCCTGAAGCCCGTGGACGGTGAGGAGACTGCATGGAAGTACCCGGTGCTACTGGTGGATGATCTCAGTGTGCTGCTGAGCCTGGGCATGGGGGCAGTGGCCGTGCTGGACTTTGTCCAGTACTGCAGAGCCACTGTGTGCTGGGAACTAAAG GGAAACATGGTGGCCCTTGTGCATGACAGTGGAGACGCTGAGGATGAGGAGAACGACTTGCTGCTGAATGGCCTCAGTCACCAGAGCCACCTGATCCTGCGGGCCGAGGGCCTGGCCACCGGCTTCTGCAGGGACGTGCATGGGCAG CTAAGGATCCTGTGGAGAAGACCATTGCAGCCCACAGCCCAGCAGGATCGGAGCCTCACTTACCAGTACAAGATACAAGACAAGAATGTTTCCTTTTTTGCCAGAGGAATGTCTCCCGCTATTCTGTGA